Proteins from a single region of Azospira inquinata:
- a CDS encoding DnaJ C-terminal domain-containing protein has translation MEFKDYYQIMGLTRDASPEDIKRAYRKLARKYHPDVSKEADAEAHFKEVGEAYEVLKDPEKRAAYDRLGANWKAGQDFQAPPEWKTDFDGAGADFAGANAGDFSDFFANLFGQGARAQGGGHGQERGFQSRGQDHQAKLLIDVEDSYRGSTQTLHLNVPEVDAQGRLRNRERQLQVTIPRGIRAGQHIRLAGQGGPGLGQGSPGDLYLEVEFRPHPRYRVVDKDVFLDLPLAPWEAALGTTLEVPTPDGSVSLKIPPNSAPGRKLRLGGKGLPAAAPGDLYLVLGLVQPPADTPAAQDFYRDMARRFPDFHPRSF, from the coding sequence ATGGAATTCAAGGACTATTACCAGATCATGGGCCTAACCCGGGACGCTAGCCCGGAAGACATTAAACGGGCCTACCGCAAGCTAGCCCGGAAATATCACCCGGACGTGAGCAAGGAAGCGGATGCGGAAGCCCACTTCAAGGAGGTGGGGGAAGCCTACGAGGTCCTGAAAGACCCGGAAAAACGGGCCGCCTACGACCGTCTGGGCGCCAACTGGAAAGCCGGCCAGGACTTCCAGGCGCCACCGGAATGGAAAACGGACTTTGATGGCGCCGGCGCCGATTTTGCCGGGGCTAACGCCGGGGATTTCAGCGACTTTTTCGCCAACCTCTTCGGCCAGGGCGCCCGGGCCCAGGGAGGCGGCCACGGGCAGGAAAGGGGCTTCCAGAGTCGGGGCCAGGATCACCAGGCCAAGCTCCTCATCGACGTGGAAGACAGCTACCGGGGCAGCACCCAGACCCTGCACCTCAACGTGCCGGAAGTGGATGCCCAGGGGCGGCTACGGAATCGGGAACGGCAGCTGCAAGTCACTATTCCCCGGGGCATTCGGGCCGGCCAGCATATCCGGCTGGCGGGCCAGGGCGGCCCTGGCCTGGGACAAGGAAGCCCGGGGGATTTGTACCTGGAAGTGGAATTCCGCCCCCATCCCCGCTACCGGGTGGTGGATAAGGATGTCTTTCTGGACCTGCCCCTGGCTCCTTGGGAAGCGGCCCTGGGAACCACCCTGGAAGTCCCCACCCCGGACGGCAGCGTTTCCCTGAAAATCCCCCCCAACTCGGCCCCGGGTCGCAAGCTGCGCCTGGGGGGCAAGGGCCTGCCCGCCGCCGCCCCTGGGGATCTTTATCTGGTGCTGGGTTTGGTCCAGCCTCCGGCGGATACCCCGGCGGCCCAGGATTTTTACCGGGACATGGCCCGCCGCTTCCCCGACTTCCATCCCCGTTCTTTCTAG
- a CDS encoding chaperone modulator CbpM → MRTQIDLPTLMGSILEEETDLTLADLCRACAAPGETIVELVEEGILAPAGQAPGEWRFTGLQLRRARVALHLQRDLGVNTAGAALAMDLLEELRHLRARLGHLSDSSEF, encoded by the coding sequence ATGCGTACCCAAATCGACCTGCCCACCCTGATGGGCTCCATCCTGGAAGAAGAAACGGACCTGACCCTGGCCGACCTGTGCCGGGCCTGCGCCGCTCCGGGGGAAACCATTGTGGAACTGGTGGAAGAAGGCATTCTCGCCCCGGCGGGGCAAGCCCCCGGGGAGTGGCGCTTTACCGGCTTGCAACTGCGCCGGGCCCGGGTGGCCCTCCATTTGCAGCGGGATCTGGGGGTCAATACGGCAGGGGCGGCCCTGGCCATGGATTTACTGGAAGAACTCCGCCACCTGCGGGCCCGCTTGGGGCACCTGTCGGATTCCTCAGAGTTTTAG
- a CDS encoding HD-GYP domain-containing protein — MPHHPHHIKVDLRQVVYALSDALDLVGIDDVAHGKRVGIMAAACGRELGWKSAECGFMFDLGLLHDIGVSSTNTHHHLVNEFDWLYSQTHCETGYRLLKDFQPLAAMAEPVHFHHTHWEQLAGRPDVALETKLRANLIYLVDRVDALTAPYYATNTMLLHGGEIRDKIREATPVYFSPELTAAFLAVSEAEAFWLQLEPRGIQASLQDMLTRGHPHEASLGEVRQLAEIFARIVDAKSPFTAAHSLGVARLAKHFAQAMGLGDVICEKLEIAGLLHDLGKLRIPDEVLDKPGKLDARERQIINTHSFETYQILSRIQGFEEIARWASYHHEEPDGSGYPFHLKLAAMSLEARILRVADIFQAMVQDRPYRQGLSAPEALDFLQALVAQGRVDGAVVAVAARDLPGAMAAALA, encoded by the coding sequence GTGCCCCATCATCCTCACCATATCAAGGTCGATTTGCGTCAAGTGGTCTATGCCCTTTCCGATGCCCTGGATTTGGTGGGGATTGACGATGTGGCTCACGGCAAGCGGGTGGGGATTATGGCGGCGGCCTGTGGGCGGGAGCTGGGGTGGAAGTCGGCGGAGTGCGGCTTTATGTTCGATCTGGGGCTGTTGCACGACATTGGGGTGTCGTCCACCAACACCCACCACCATCTGGTCAATGAATTTGACTGGCTTTATTCCCAGACCCACTGCGAAACTGGCTATCGGCTGCTGAAGGATTTTCAGCCCCTGGCCGCCATGGCGGAGCCGGTGCATTTCCACCACACCCATTGGGAACAGCTGGCCGGGCGCCCGGACGTTGCCCTGGAAACCAAGCTGCGGGCCAATCTGATTTATCTGGTGGATCGGGTGGATGCCTTAACGGCCCCTTATTACGCCACCAATACCATGCTGCTCCACGGCGGGGAAATTCGGGACAAGATTCGGGAAGCCACCCCGGTCTATTTTTCCCCGGAACTGACGGCGGCTTTTCTCGCTGTTTCCGAGGCGGAGGCCTTCTGGTTGCAGCTGGAGCCCCGGGGTATTCAGGCCAGCTTGCAGGACATGCTCACCCGGGGCCACCCCCATGAGGCTTCCCTGGGGGAGGTGCGCCAGCTGGCGGAAATTTTTGCCCGTATTGTGGATGCCAAGAGCCCCTTCACCGCCGCCCATTCCCTGGGGGTGGCCCGCCTGGCCAAGCATTTCGCCCAGGCCATGGGGCTGGGGGACGTGATCTGCGAAAAGCTGGAAATTGCCGGGCTGCTCCACGATCTGGGCAAGCTGCGTATTCCGGATGAGGTGCTGGATAAGCCGGGCAAGCTGGATGCCCGGGAGCGCCAGATCATCAACACCCACAGTTTTGAGACCTACCAGATTCTGAGCCGCATCCAGGGCTTTGAAGAAATCGCCCGCTGGGCGTCCTACCACCATGAGGAGCCGGACGGCAGCGGCTATCCCTTCCACCTGAAACTGGCGGCTATGTCCCTGGAAGCCCGGATTCTCCGGGTGGCGGACATTTTCCAGGCCATGGTGCAGGATCGGCCCTATCGCCAGGGCCTGTCCGCGCCCGAGGCTTTGGATTTTCTCCAGGCCCTGGTTGCCCAGGGGCGGGTGGATGGGGCGGTGGTGGCCGTGGCCGCCCGGGATTTACCCGGGGCCATGGCCGCCGCCCTGGCCTGA